TGGCCTTTGATGCTTCTCAATTTGGTTGCATTGTAATTGTTGAAAGGCAATCTCTTCAACTCGGGACACATAGATATTTCAATCACTTGTAAAGATCGCCACTCCAGTGGATCACCACCCCAAACGCTTGTCAGTGTTTTGAGATTAAGGAGTGTTAGGGTCTTCAGTCTTGGAAGCTGGTTGGATTCTAACCCATTGTTCTCCGATTCCATTATTATCTCTTGAATTTCGTCACATTCTTCAACTCTCAAGTCCTCCAGCTTAGAAAGCTGCTGAATGATGCCATTAGAGAATATATTCTCCAGTCGTGGACATTTAACTAAGGTTAGTGTCCTTAGACGAGTCAAACTTCCAGCATGAACAGGCCCCTGCCAAATGCTTTTCAATTTTAGGACGTTCTTTATGTGCAGATGTCGCAAGCATTTCAACACACTTTGTGTTATTCCAGTACCATCTATGATGGTTTCAATTTCATTGCATTCTTCAATTGAACAAATAAAGAGATCATTCATGTTCTCGATACCAAAATCCGATAGTCTTGAAACTCCCTTGTGTTTAACTAGTCCAAATGTATGAGTTTTTGCAAGTACCTTCAATATATGATCCGTACCTTTGCCATCGATGAATTTCAGACAGTTGTAGCTTGGATCATCAAAAGACTCAAGAATTTGAAAGCAGGTTAAGCTATGATAGCCAACAGCAAATTGGAATGTGAAAGAGAGATCTTCCCTTGCTGGGCTGGTCCTGTTGAAGAAATCTTTCCATGCTGAGCTGTTCCTCATAAAGATCTCAAGGCACTGCACTGTTGGGAAGCAAAATTGAAGAGAAGTCAACTTTTTCAAGGTAGCCACTTCCTCTGTAATAATATTTCCGTTCCCGGCCCACCATTGCAAGGACGAATCAATGTCAATACTGAACTCTTCCAAGGAAACAAAGCTTGAAACATATCCTGATTGATTCTGAGTATGGCTTCCCTTGCCAAAATTAGACAATGATATTCGCAATAACTTCAACCAGGTTAAAGTTCTAATTTGACACAAACTGAGTTTAGTCCCTCGGATATCAAGCACCTCAAGCCGCTCAAGTGCATCTATGTCAGTTGGGAGTCCTACCAAATTGATGCAGGAATTCAGATAAAGCCCTCCAAGACAAATCAATCTGCATAAAGATGAAGGTAATGATTCGATGCCAGTGCCATGCAAATCCAGAACTCGAAGACAACACATTGATGTAAAGAATAACTTAGGAATGACAATCAAGTTCTCATTCCTTTGAAGTAACAATGTTAAAAGATCACGACAGTCTGGAGTTTCTGGTAAACCGTGCAGTTCATTATCCATCAAAGAGATGCGACTTGCTTGTTGCCATTCTTCAGGATTTGGTAGCTCATGCAACCCCTCACAGGGCTTTGCCAAAAATTTGGAATCTTTCCTTTGTAGTGATACTTTAAGGGCCATTTCCCGGATCACTTTGTTCATCTTAACACTTATCTTGTTCCCACAACTCTCTAACAATGAGACATTGATAAGATGACTCAATATTTCATGCCCATTATTATCAATAAAACCTTCTACTCTCCAATATTCTACCAAACAACGAATATAAATATCACATTCTTCAGAAAATAATGCACAATACAGAAAACAATCCTTCTTTGCATCACTATCCAAACTATTATAGCAAAACTCGAGACGTTCAAGTACTGCATCCATTCCTTCTTTATTCATCGAATTTCGCAAACTTCCCTGTGCATCCCTCCAATGCTGAACATTCCCTCCCATTCTTTTGAAGGTTTTTGCAAATTTGTCTATCAGTAGTGGCAAACCCCCACACTCTCTAACCACCAGCTGGCCCACTTGTACAACTCTTGGGATGCTATTAATAAACTCGCCTACTTTTTCCTTGAACATGTTGAAAGCTTCATCTGATGACAATGGTTTCACATTGATTGTCTCATCAACATCCATCTCCCTACAAATGCCTAGGTCTCTACTTGCCAACACCACCTTGCAGTCCTGGATGCCATGGATTCCAATTACATTTTTTAACTCAATAGGATGGCAAACTTCGTCTAAAAGAATCAAacacttctttttcttcaactCTTCGAATATTATCTGTGTATTTTCCTCAATGTCAGTAGGGCCTCCCATATTCAAATTTAGCCGACGCATGATTTTCTGTTGCAACCCTACCTCGCTCCACTCCTTTGGGACAGTTACCCGAATGACaatatcaaacatttttttaatatt
The window above is part of the Vitis riparia cultivar Riparia Gloire de Montpellier isolate 1030 chromosome 12, EGFV_Vit.rip_1.0, whole genome shotgun sequence genome. Proteins encoded here:
- the LOC117927220 gene encoding disease resistance protein At4g27190-like, whose protein sequence is MALEAAAGAAVETAVTEVYRDGRSLLIWSGRKFGYRKNLKRNHEDLMQKARELWELRNGIREGISQNRIRPDTTEWMANVEMNESEVIELDTKYNDRKNHPWKLFRFGKGASLSKDMAEKYKQVLSLWEEGKRKRGVLDAELPKRVVGIRPAKIEYKSPLHKHVEAAVHFLEDPEIKRIGIWGMVGTGKTTIIENLNTHDNIKKMFDIVIRVTVPKEWSEVGLQQKIMRRLNLNMGGPTDIEENTQIIFEELKKKKCLILLDEVCHPIELKNVIGIHGIQDCKVVLASRDLGICREMDVDETINVKPLSSDEAFNMFKEKVGEFINSIPRVVQVGQLVVRECGGLPLLIDKFAKTFKRMGGNVQHWRDAQGSLRNSMNKEGMDAVLERLEFCYNSLDSDAKKDCFLYCALFSEECDIYIRCLVEYWRVEGFIDNNGHEILSHLINVSLLESCGNKISVKMNKVIREMALKVSLQRKDSKFLAKPCEGLHELPNPEEWQQASRISLMDNELHGLPETPDCRDLLTLLLQRNENLIVIPKLFFTSMCCLRVLDLHGTGIESLPSSLCRLICLGGLYLNSCINLVGLPTDIDALERLEVLDIRGTKLSLCQIRTLTWLKLLRISLSNFGKGSHTQNQSGYVSSFVSLEEFSIDIDSSLQWWAGNGNIITEEVATLKKLTSLQFCFPTVQCLEIFMRNSSAWKDFFNRTSPAREDLSFTFQFAVGYHSLTCFQILESFDDPSYNCLKFIDGKGTDHILKVLAKTHTFGLVKHKGVSRLSDFGIENMNDLFICSIEECNEIETIIDGTGITQSVLKCLRHLHIKNVLKLKSIWQGPVHAGSLTRLRTLTLVKCPRLENIFSNGIIQQLSKLEDLRVEECDEIQEIIMESENNGLESNQLPRLKTLTLLNLKTLTSVWGGDPLEWRSLQVIEISMCPELKRLPFNNYNATKLRSIKGQRAWWEALKWKDDGAIKQRLESLCIFN